One Helianthus annuus cultivar XRQ/B chromosome 12, HanXRQr2.0-SUNRISE, whole genome shotgun sequence genomic region harbors:
- the LOC110895994 gene encoding uncharacterized protein LOC110895994 isoform X5 — MGKIISRRQIDETTIDPLELLKNLKGWTVKKYKCTETNGRYRVDKTYRHPKSKKWLRSLCKVREFILDSSYTGKASDNGEGGTQIEKVNLIIKELVEGKDGEEEKLNRIIAGPSTEKEKDKVDKYTMLNRISQVEAMLTAIVLRYVINTWF, encoded by the exons ATGGGGAAG ATAATTTCACGCCGACAAATTGATGAAACTACTATAGATCCGCTGGAACTACTAAAAAATTTAAAAGGGTGGACTGTTAAGAAATATAAGTGTACAGAAACAAATGGAAGATATAGAGTTGACAAG ACTTATCGACATCCAAAGTCAAAAAAGTGGCTGAGGTCACTCTGCAAAGTAAGAGAGTTCATACTGGATAGTTCTTATACAGGAAAAGCATCGGATAATGGTGAAGGAGGCACACAG ATTGAAAAGGTAAACTTGATTATCAAGGAGCTCGTTGAGGGAAAGGATGGAGAAGAAGAAAAGTTGAATAGAATTATTGCGGGGCCGTCgactgaaaaagaaaaagataaggTGGATAAATATACTATGCTCAATAGGATATCACAAGTTGAAGCTATGTTAACAGCTATTGTTCTTAGATATGTTATAAACACTTGGTTTTGA
- the LOC110895994 gene encoding uncharacterized protein LOC110895994 isoform X8: protein MGKIISRRQIDETTIDPLELLKNLKGWTVKKYKCTETNGRYRVDKTYRHPKSKKWLRSLCKVREFILDSSYTGKASDNGEGGTQLVKITGFFGLKFGEFGVMSIGDFHNLQFSKLKLPY, encoded by the exons ATGGGGAAG ATAATTTCACGCCGACAAATTGATGAAACTACTATAGATCCGCTGGAACTACTAAAAAATTTAAAAGGGTGGACTGTTAAGAAATATAAGTGTACAGAAACAAATGGAAGATATAGAGTTGACAAG ACTTATCGACATCCAAAGTCAAAAAAGTGGCTGAGGTCACTCTGCAAAGTAAGAGAGTTCATACTGGATAGTTCTTATACAGGAAAAGCATCGGATAATGGTGAAGGAGGCACACAG CTTGTCAAAATTACGGGATTTTTTGGATTGAAATTTGGTGAATTTGGAGTCATGAGCATAGGGGATTTCCACAACCTTCAATTTTCCAAACTTAAATTACCAT ATTGA
- the LOC110895994 gene encoding uncharacterized protein LOC110895994 isoform X6 encodes MISSTLPRSVFSFSSFVFLLCRGCICFSNSLSIISRRQIDETTIDPLELLKNLKGWTVKKYKCTETNGRYRVDKTYRHPKSKKWLRSLCKVREFILDSSYTGKASDNGEGGTQLVKITGFFGLKFGEFGVMSIGDFHNLQFSKLKLPY; translated from the exons ATGATCAGTTCTACTTTACCGCGTAGTGTTTTTTCCTTCTCatcttttgtttttttactttgcAGGGGCTGCATTTGCTTTTCCAATTCCCTCTCG ATAATTTCACGCCGACAAATTGATGAAACTACTATAGATCCGCTGGAACTACTAAAAAATTTAAAAGGGTGGACTGTTAAGAAATATAAGTGTACAGAAACAAATGGAAGATATAGAGTTGACAAG ACTTATCGACATCCAAAGTCAAAAAAGTGGCTGAGGTCACTCTGCAAAGTAAGAGAGTTCATACTGGATAGTTCTTATACAGGAAAAGCATCGGATAATGGTGAAGGAGGCACACAG CTTGTCAAAATTACGGGATTTTTTGGATTGAAATTTGGTGAATTTGGAGTCATGAGCATAGGGGATTTCCACAACCTTCAATTTTCCAAACTTAAATTACCAT ATTGA
- the LOC110895994 gene encoding uncharacterized protein LOC110895994 isoform X4, whose translation MISSTLPRSVFSFSSFVFLLCRGCICFSNSLSIISRRQIDETTIDPLELLKNLKGWTVKKYKCTETNGRYRVDKTYRHPKSKKWLRSLCKVREFILDSSYTGKASDNGEGGTQTLFNLFDTQLVKITGFFGLKFGEFGVMSIGDFHNLQFSKLKLPY comes from the exons ATGATCAGTTCTACTTTACCGCGTAGTGTTTTTTCCTTCTCatcttttgtttttttactttgcAGGGGCTGCATTTGCTTTTCCAATTCCCTCTCG ATAATTTCACGCCGACAAATTGATGAAACTACTATAGATCCGCTGGAACTACTAAAAAATTTAAAAGGGTGGACTGTTAAGAAATATAAGTGTACAGAAACAAATGGAAGATATAGAGTTGACAAG ACTTATCGACATCCAAAGTCAAAAAAGTGGCTGAGGTCACTCTGCAAAGTAAGAGAGTTCATACTGGATAGTTCTTATACAGGAAAAGCATCGGATAATGGTGAAGGAGGCACACAG ActttatttaatctttttgacACCCAGCTTGTCAAAATTACGGGATTTTTTGGATTGAAATTTGGTGAATTTGGAGTCATGAGCATAGGGGATTTCCACAACCTTCAATTTTCCAAACTTAAATTACCAT ATTGA
- the LOC110895994 gene encoding uncharacterized protein LOC110895994 isoform X2, whose translation MGCICFSNSLSIISRRQIDETTIDPLELLKNLKGWTVKKYKCTETNGRYRVDKTYRHPKSKKWLRSLCKVREFILDSSYTGKASDNGEGGTQIEKVNLIIKELVEGKDGEEEKLNRIIAGPSTEKEKDKVDKYTMLNRISQVEAMLTAIVLRYVINTWF comes from the exons AT GGGCTGCATTTGCTTTTCCAATTCCCTCTCG ATAATTTCACGCCGACAAATTGATGAAACTACTATAGATCCGCTGGAACTACTAAAAAATTTAAAAGGGTGGACTGTTAAGAAATATAAGTGTACAGAAACAAATGGAAGATATAGAGTTGACAAG ACTTATCGACATCCAAAGTCAAAAAAGTGGCTGAGGTCACTCTGCAAAGTAAGAGAGTTCATACTGGATAGTTCTTATACAGGAAAAGCATCGGATAATGGTGAAGGAGGCACACAG ATTGAAAAGGTAAACTTGATTATCAAGGAGCTCGTTGAGGGAAAGGATGGAGAAGAAGAAAAGTTGAATAGAATTATTGCGGGGCCGTCgactgaaaaagaaaaagataaggTGGATAAATATACTATGCTCAATAGGATATCACAAGTTGAAGCTATGTTAACAGCTATTGTTCTTAGATATGTTATAAACACTTGGTTTTGA
- the LOC110895994 gene encoding uncharacterized protein LOC110895994 isoform X1: MISSTLPRSVFSFSSFVFLLCRGCICFSNSLSIISRRQIDETTIDPLELLKNLKGWTVKKYKCTETNGRYRVDKTYRHPKSKKWLRSLCKVREFILDSSYTGKASDNGEGGTQIEKVNLIIKELVEGKDGEEEKLNRIIAGPSTEKEKDKVDKYTMLNRISQVEAMLTAIVLRYVINTWF; this comes from the exons ATGATCAGTTCTACTTTACCGCGTAGTGTTTTTTCCTTCTCatcttttgtttttttactttgcAGGGGCTGCATTTGCTTTTCCAATTCCCTCTCG ATAATTTCACGCCGACAAATTGATGAAACTACTATAGATCCGCTGGAACTACTAAAAAATTTAAAAGGGTGGACTGTTAAGAAATATAAGTGTACAGAAACAAATGGAAGATATAGAGTTGACAAG ACTTATCGACATCCAAAGTCAAAAAAGTGGCTGAGGTCACTCTGCAAAGTAAGAGAGTTCATACTGGATAGTTCTTATACAGGAAAAGCATCGGATAATGGTGAAGGAGGCACACAG ATTGAAAAGGTAAACTTGATTATCAAGGAGCTCGTTGAGGGAAAGGATGGAGAAGAAGAAAAGTTGAATAGAATTATTGCGGGGCCGTCgactgaaaaagaaaaagataaggTGGATAAATATACTATGCTCAATAGGATATCACAAGTTGAAGCTATGTTAACAGCTATTGTTCTTAGATATGTTATAAACACTTGGTTTTGA
- the LOC110895994 gene encoding uncharacterized protein LOC110895994 isoform X3 translates to MHPPSSVSVRNIISRRQIDETTIDPLELLKNLKGWTVKKYKCTETNGRYRVDKTYRHPKSKKWLRSLCKVREFILDSSYTGKASDNGEGGTQIEKVNLIIKELVEGKDGEEEKLNRIIAGPSTEKEKDKVDKYTMLNRISQVEAMLTAIVLRYVINTWF, encoded by the exons ATGCACCCGCCCTCCAGTGTTTCGGTTAGAAAT ATAATTTCACGCCGACAAATTGATGAAACTACTATAGATCCGCTGGAACTACTAAAAAATTTAAAAGGGTGGACTGTTAAGAAATATAAGTGTACAGAAACAAATGGAAGATATAGAGTTGACAAG ACTTATCGACATCCAAAGTCAAAAAAGTGGCTGAGGTCACTCTGCAAAGTAAGAGAGTTCATACTGGATAGTTCTTATACAGGAAAAGCATCGGATAATGGTGAAGGAGGCACACAG ATTGAAAAGGTAAACTTGATTATCAAGGAGCTCGTTGAGGGAAAGGATGGAGAAGAAGAAAAGTTGAATAGAATTATTGCGGGGCCGTCgactgaaaaagaaaaagataaggTGGATAAATATACTATGCTCAATAGGATATCACAAGTTGAAGCTATGTTAACAGCTATTGTTCTTAGATATGTTATAAACACTTGGTTTTGA
- the LOC110895994 gene encoding uncharacterized protein LOC110895994 isoform X7 has translation MGCICFSNSLSIISRRQIDETTIDPLELLKNLKGWTVKKYKCTETNGRYRVDKTYRHPKSKKWLRSLCKVREFILDSSYTGKASDNGEGGTQLVKITGFFGLKFGEFGVMSIGDFHNLQFSKLKLPY, from the exons AT GGGCTGCATTTGCTTTTCCAATTCCCTCTCG ATAATTTCACGCCGACAAATTGATGAAACTACTATAGATCCGCTGGAACTACTAAAAAATTTAAAAGGGTGGACTGTTAAGAAATATAAGTGTACAGAAACAAATGGAAGATATAGAGTTGACAAG ACTTATCGACATCCAAAGTCAAAAAAGTGGCTGAGGTCACTCTGCAAAGTAAGAGAGTTCATACTGGATAGTTCTTATACAGGAAAAGCATCGGATAATGGTGAAGGAGGCACACAG CTTGTCAAAATTACGGGATTTTTTGGATTGAAATTTGGTGAATTTGGAGTCATGAGCATAGGGGATTTCCACAACCTTCAATTTTCCAAACTTAAATTACCAT ATTGA